The sequence CTCAAATCTTCACCATACTCAGTAATTCAAAGACCGATAACACAATTCGATATCTCAATTTTTATTAATTTAAATAACTTAAATGGACACAAAAATACCCATCCACACGTCTGAACGATGACTTGGTTTCCCAGGCACCTATTGCTTCAACCTTAGCTGAAGACAGTGCTTGAGAATGTTTCCCTGGGAAATGTAGTCCCCAACATGCATTCAGAGCTGAGGAACAAAGGGTGCCCAGGAAACCATGCCAAAGCAAAGCAGTATGTGGGGAGATCAATTCTATCAAATCTGTGGAGTTTTGCCTATTGAGAAATATGCTGCTGTATCCATCTGATGAGAACAGGGTAGCTTTTGTCTAGAGCCATAGAACTAAGAGGGTATCATGATTCAATCACCAAACTAAATTGCATGGATTGATATAGCTAATCTTCTAGATACTGTATACACAATCCAGCACTGTAGCCTATTCCCCTATAGCAATCCATCTACATTCTCATCCACACACCTAGACAGCTGAATATAAGCATACTCTAAACCACTATTGAAAATACTGGACCAAAAAAGTACAAATATTTGTCAAATAGACAGGGGGGAGAAAATGAGACGGACCACAATTAGAATACTTGAGGTCCCTGTCAAACTCTTTAAAGTAACTGAATGGGGTTTCTTTTTCACTTGACCTAAGAACATTTTCACATAAGTCTATAATACAGACCTATACACAAGCCAGCTACATTTCTAAAATGATGAAATAACTGCCTTTTTATTCCATGAAGACAGGACATAATGAACAGTAAATTAAGCTTGTACTTGCTTTGATCAAAAAATTTGAATTTTGGCTATGAATCCTGCTTTGGAAAGTCAAATAGACCAAACCAACTGCATAATCTTACACTCACACTTCTAAAACAACATGACTATCTTGTTTTGATTGAGGTATTTGAAATCGGATATAGCAAAACATTATGAACGAGCCCAGGTTCCCAACAGGAGGCTGACTAGACAATACACAGTACCGTCACAGCAAAAGGAACCAAgttgagaaggagggagagagttttTATAATATGCCAGCAAACACTTTGGGCAATAAAAACCCTTTTTGCAGCTGGATGCCAGACATTTTCAATAGTGGTGTGTATGTAAAGGCTATGAAAGGTTACAAAATCATGGCAATACGGTTTCATGACCCTCTGACATCCCCACTAGGTCAGAAGGGAACATATGGTATAGAGGAAAAATCAGGTACATAATATGAAATGAGTACAAAACGGACAGTACAATCATGGGGATAGAAAGAGTCAGGGAAgtggaacaaaaaaaaaaaacaatctgcacacttcaatatttatatttacacacagaATGCATCTAAATCATTAAAGTCGCCTCAAAGCACGCTTTTTATCCGTTTTCTTTTTGCCCACTACATTACTATTGCTACTTGTGCTGTTTGCGTTGGCTCCGTTACCCAGGGCTGCGGCGGGCACCATCCCCGCTCCCGCTGCCCTCTTAGTGGGGTCGCCTGCATGCTTCTTTGGCTGTGGTCCATCGGGGGGGTCCTGAGGGGCCCCCGAGGTGCCCCCGGGGCCCCCCATGGCGTGGATCTCCGTGAGAAGGCGAGCGCGGGACGCATATTCTGCATAGTCCTCCAGTAGGAGGCGCCCAGCCTCCTCATTCAGAGCAGACTCAGGGTTAGGGTGGATCAGGAGGCACTTAATGGTCTAGaagaggaggggcggggaggaggagggggggaggaggaggaaggggggaggaggagagggaggggggaggagaaggagggggggaggagaagagggaggggaggagaaggaggggggagaaggaggggggaggagggggtagaaggaggggaga comes from Hypomesus transpacificus isolate Combined female chromosome 2, fHypTra1, whole genome shotgun sequence and encodes:
- the ube2s gene encoding ubiquitin-conjugating enzyme E2 S; translated protein: MNSNVENLPPQVLRLVYKEVSALAADPPEGIKIYPSEEDITELHTAIEGPEGTPFAGGIFRMRLVLGKDFPAVPPKGYFLTKIFHPNVGHKGEICVNVLKRDWKAELGLRHVLLTIKCLLIHPNPESALNEEAGRLLLEDYAEYASRARLLTEIHAMGGPGGTSGAPQDPPDGPQPKKHAGDPTKRAAGAGMVPAAALGNGANANSTSSNSNVVGKKKTDKKRALRRL